The Candidatus Zixiibacteriota bacterium genome contains the following window.
TTATGATGGTATAGTGCACAACCAGTTGAAATATGACCCGGATGAACCGGCTCTGCGGGTAGGTATCAGGCTCAAGCACTATGGCTACAGTCTTTCGCCGCAAAAAATGAAGAAAAAGATAGCCCGTTCGCGGGAGTTGTTGGAAAGACAATTGGCCGAACACCCCGATGATGCATATGTCCATTTTAATTATGCCCAACTGCTGCGGGGCACCGAAACCGAATTGCCTCCGGATATCAGCGACCTGATTATAGAACACGCTCGCCGGGCCATCAAGTTGACCGATCGCGAAGACCGTCGCTACCTTCACGTGCACCTGATGGCGCATCATCAGTTGATCACGACCTTTCTTCACCTGAAAAAATATGAAGAAGCCGAAAAGTTGTGCCATGAGGCTCTGGACATCAAGCCGGACTATCTGGATCCGCTTCTTTCTCTGGGGCAGGTGTATGTTCACCTGGGGCGCTGGAAGGAGGCGGAAGAAGCCTTTCAGCGATATCTTGAGGTCCAGCAATCATATGATGAATCAAAGGAAACGGCCAACATCATATTGCTCTATGTTCGGGCCAGGCATATTGCCTATTATGGCCTGGGGCTTGTGGCCCATATTAAAGGGGAGACTGGTAATGCGGAGAACTGGTATCTGAAAGTGCTGGAGGAATTCGGACCTTATTTGGATACCCATTTGCGGTTGGCACGCATCCACCTTGACCGTCTGGAATTGGATAAGGGGCGAGAATATCTGGAAAAAGAACTCGCCATGAATCCCGGCTCTGATCTTTGCTGCCTTTATTTGGCAGAGTATCATGCCCGGAGCGGCAATCCATTGGAGTCGGAAATATGGCTGAAGAAAGCTCTGGAATTGACTAAAGATAGTCCCGAAGTATATGAGAAGGCCGGCTGTTTTTATGCCAATAGTGGGCAGTATGACCGGGCCATTCCGTTATTTAGAAAATTGGTAGCCATTAAAGGTCAGTATGCCAACGGCTTCCGGCTATTAGGTAAAGCATTTTATGATAATGGTGACAATTCGGAAGCGCTTGAGTCATATCTGAAATTTCTTGGTCTGGATTCATCAAATCCAGAAATTCTCAATGATGCCGCCAACTGCTATTTTCAGATGAATGATTTTGCGAATGCTGAAGACCTTTATCAGCGGGCCCTGGATGCAAAAGCAACTCGTTCAGTTACTTATCGCAATCTTGGCCTGACCAAATTTCATCTGGGCAAGTATGAAGAGGCTCTTACACTGTTTGATAAATATGGTGAAATAGTGCCCGATGATGCCGATCTTACTCTGGCGAAGGGGCTTACGCTGGTTCGAATGGACCGTTTTTCGGACGCCATTCCTCATTTCGAGAAGTATCTTGCTACCCACCCGGAAAACGTTGAGGGACTATTCAATATATCGGAATGCTATTTTTGTCTCGGGTATGTCGATTCCGCCGCAATCGGATATAAGCATGTTCTGCAAATGAATCCTGGACATCAACTATCCCATGAGCGGCTGGCACAAATAAGAGCCGAAGGGGTCACAGTATAGATTGCCGCAAACCAAAGGGGGATTTCTTTTTTGTGATGAGGGGCATCAAGTTTCGACGGATTTTGCCGATTTTAGAATCATGAATAAAGATGCCTGAATTGGGCCAAACTTTAAACCTGACTGGGGGAGGTGTAAAAGGATAAAGTAATTTCCTAAAAAATTAATAGGATTGGTGACATCGGAAGCAGCTCAAAACATGGGCTCAATGTCTTATCAGGGGTAAGGATACCTCGAAATATTCAAGGAGGAAATGACAGATGTCACTTCGAATTAACAACAATATTGCCGCCATCAACGCGCATCGCAACCTGGTGCTGACCGAAATGAACCTTTCCAAGTCGATGGAAAAGTTGTCATCCGGTTACCGGATTAACCGCGCCGCCGATAACCCGGCTGGTTTAGTTATATCCGAGCAGTTCCGGGCGCAGATTGCCGGTTTGAATCGTGCTATTGAAAACTCCGAAGGTTCAATAAATATGATTCAGACGGCGGAAGGGGCTCTCACCGAATTGAACAATCTTTTGATTTCGATGAGAGAACTGGCCATTCATGCCGCCAACGAAGGTTTCAATGATGCCAATCAGCTGGCCGCCGATCAGGCGGAAATAGACAATGCTATCAAGACGATTGATAGAATTGCCGCCAACACCCAGTTTGGTACGAAGAAGCTTCTCGACGGCACCAAGGCCAATATCGCCACCATTACGAGTTCCAACTCTTCACTGCTGGCCATTAAGGAAAGCAACCTGGCCACCGGCACGCACTCGGTGACCTCGACCAAGACGGCCGATTCGAGCGCCACTCTGAATACCACCTCGCTTGGTCTTTCCGTCAATTCGACGGTGGTGCCCTACAATCTATCCGAAGGAATCCATAATATTGGCGTTCTTCAGGCTTCAGCCGGCGCCACCAAGACTTCCGGTGCGATCGACCTGGTCGATGCTTTTGGTAATGGTGTTACCTTTGCGGCCGCCGCGACATCGGCCCAGATTACCTCGGGCGCTCCCCTCGGCGCCGCCGCTACGGCATCCAATGCCGGCACTTATACGGTCGTCCTGAACTATCAGGAAAATGGTGAGGCAGTCTCGGGTGCTCAGACTCTTTCCGTCACCGTTGCTGACACCGAAACCGACGCCAACGTTGTGGCCGCCTGGAATACGGCTATTGCCAACAACGCCGCTCTTACGGGTAAGGTCACAGCCGAATTGACCGCCGGGAACAATATTGTTTTCAAGTCGGTCAACAACGGCGCCCAGTATTCTCTGGCTCTGACTGATTCGACCACGACGGCCGTCACCGCCTATTTTGACTTTGCCGCGGCCGATTCACGCGGTGCCTCGATGAACACGATGGCTTTCACCGTGAAGGATGCCAAGAATCCGACCGGTCACAGCGCTACCATAGCCATCGCCGCCGCCGAGTACAGCTCGATGACGACGCTCATCAATGAGATCAACACTCAGCTGGGCGCCACCCTCGAACTGGGTACCGCCGCCACCGGCGTGAATAACATTACGGCGTATCTGAGCGGTACCAACCAGATCAGATTCACGACGGCTGATGAAGGCAGCGACTATAGCGTTCAGGTAAACAGTACCGGAACGGGCACTGGCGAAGCCTGGAACATTCTCCAGTTGACGCCCGATTCGATTGCTAACACCGGTACCGACGCTCTGGTGAGTTTTGACAATTACACTACTGCTATTACTTCGGTCAACTATGCTTCCACCAGAAACGTCACTATCGCCAACAAGGCCGACGGCGCTACCGGCCGCGGGACGTTTGGTTTCACCGTCGCCACCGCCGCCAATGGTGTCAATGTCGGCAACCTGTTGCTTGATGTTTCCGCGGCCCGGTTCGACGTCCGTCTGGACGGCGGCCCCGCCACGGCTTTAACGGCCGGCGAAAACACAGTCGTTTTCAACGCCGATCGCAGCCAGTCTGTTAAATTCAATCTTGGCCTCACCTCCAATGGCGGGACCGAGACTATCAACAATACCGACCAGTCGCTGGTCTTCCAGATTGGCGCCAATGTCGGGCAGACGGCTAAGATCGGTTTGCCGAATATGGCTGCTTCCTCACTGGGACGCGGCTGGTCCGGTAACATGTTCACTTCGCTGGCTCAGATCAACGTGACCACAGTGCAGGGTGCTCAGGATGCGCAGTCGCTCATCGACGCTGCCATCGACGAGGTTTCCACGACCAGAGGAACTCTGGGTAGTTTCACCAAGAATACTCTGGAATCGAACCTTCGTAACCTTCGCATCGCGTCTCAGAACCTGGCCTCTTCGGAGTCCAATATTCGCGATACCGACATGGCGAAAGAAATGTCGGAATTCGTGAAGAATCAGATTCTGCTGCAGGCCGGCACTTCGATGCTGGCTCAGGCCAATCAGATTCCAAAGGTCATCCTGTCCCTGTTTGGTGGTTAATTCCTTTAAACTGGTGGGGGGAAATTTTCCTCCCACCAGTTCTTTTATCAGATTTCCAGGCTCTCTACAGCGTTTAATTCCTTCATGATTATGGCCTTGCGGGCTGAATTTATCCGAAATTATTCCGATAAGATTATTAGTAAATAATAACCTGTGCAAAAGTGGTACTCGGCCGAGGTTGCCTGTTTCGGCGGGCCGCAAAAGCCGGGAATGTGTAATTGAAAACAGGACATGACGCTAAACCATAGGAGGCCAAATGCCCGGTTCCCAGTCAATACAGGGACTTGCGTCTAATCTCGACATAAATTCCATCGTCGATGCCATAATCAAGTCCGAAAGGACGCCGGTCGTTTATCTTGAGAATGACAAGACTTTGAAAACGCAGCAGGTGGCTGCCTATCAAGCGGTCCTGGCAAAATTCCTGGCGCTGAAAAGCAGTTCTGTGCTTCTGATGAAAGAGGCCTCTTTCGATAAATCGACCGTCGAGGTCTCCGATGATACCGTTCTATCGGCGGTGGCGGAGGGGCAGATCGGCTCGGGAGCATACAGCCTGAGGGTGCTGTCTCTGGCCGGCAATCATCAGGTGGCCAGCCAGGGTTTCGATAGTGCCTCGGCCACGGATATGGGAACCGGTACCATTCGCATTTCCGTGGGCAACGCCGGTTTGACGACATTGAATATTGATGCCGGGAAAAATAGTCTTCTGGGAATTAAGGGAGCCATAAACAACGCTCATATCGGTGTCACGGCTTCGATTATTAATGACGGTTCATCCTCTAAACCCTATCGTCTGCTATTAACCGCCGACGCAACGGGTGCGGCCCAAAAGATAAATTTCGAATCCTCTCTTACGGGCGGCGAAACAATCGATCTGGTCGGCCGCTCTTTCGATAATCCGGAGGAGCTATCGTTCTCCGCCGGTTCCACTTCAAATGTTTCACTGGGAGCCACTGCTCTTTACAACGGGACGAAGAATAAGAATTATACTTTCACGGTTGCCGGAACCGGAATCCAGACGATCGGGTCGAATAATGTGACAATAAATTGGACTGACGGCACCAATTCCGGCTCCATTCTGGTGACGCAATCCGATACCGAGTACGAATTGAATGGCCCTGGGGCCGACGGTTTAAAACTCACCTTTTCGGCCGGCACTCTGACCGCGGGCGATACCTTTCAAGTGGGCACTTTTGCTCCTCTTCTGCAAGCGGCCAGTGACGCGCGGGTGGCGATTGGGGCGGATGGTACCGGTGAAGGTTCCGCTATCACCATTAATTCCGCCACCAACCGCTTCGATGATTTGATCCCCGGTTTGCAGTTGACCGTCAAAAAAGTCAGCGATCCGGG
Protein-coding sequences here:
- a CDS encoding tetratricopeptide repeat protein yields the protein MPSGRSRHAHGRKRNHSDSRRSFAKKEKGKLCPPPAAVLIEKAEELFAHNRFEEVVAALESFKPEPEMPGQKEELCLTRLLALALSHLGQHMEAERYARRGLEVAPDDGDFHFVLAVTAAAIKDYDRCIEYGRRCLELTQNVDRGDPMRKAFSAAYHHLLYNHLGTAFRAKNDFIKAEQAFRKAIENAPHYNHPYLNLANLYLQQKEYDKASEIVKSGLRNCSQIQELRILEKVIENRATVSACMIVKDEEELLAQCLESIRSWVDEIIVVDTGSTDRTVEIAQSYGARVFFQPWKGDFSRPRNLSHSKATGDWIFIIDADEEFVQDDISLIRQVMAQDKFRLISINVYNTKKETGECTSFLPSYRLYKREAGFYYDGIVHNQLKYDPDEPALRVGIRLKHYGYSLSPQKMKKKIARSRELLERQLAEHPDDAYVHFNYAQLLRGTETELPPDISDLIIEHARRAIKLTDREDRRYLHVHLMAHHQLITTFLHLKKYEEAEKLCHEALDIKPDYLDPLLSLGQVYVHLGRWKEAEEAFQRYLEVQQSYDESKETANIILLYVRARHIAYYGLGLVAHIKGETGNAENWYLKVLEEFGPYLDTHLRLARIHLDRLELDKGREYLEKELAMNPGSDLCCLYLAEYHARSGNPLESEIWLKKALELTKDSPEVYEKAGCFYANSGQYDRAIPLFRKLVAIKGQYANGFRLLGKAFYDNGDNSEALESYLKFLGLDSSNPEILNDAANCYFQMNDFANAEDLYQRALDAKATRSVTYRNLGLTKFHLGKYEEALTLFDKYGEIVPDDADLTLAKGLTLVRMDRFSDAIPHFEKYLATHPENVEGLFNISECYFCLGYVDSAAIGYKHVLQMNPGHQLSHERLAQIRAEGVTV
- a CDS encoding flagellin; protein product: MSLRINNNIAAINAHRNLVLTEMNLSKSMEKLSSGYRINRAADNPAGLVISEQFRAQIAGLNRAIENSEGSINMIQTAEGALTELNNLLISMRELAIHAANEGFNDANQLAADQAEIDNAIKTIDRIAANTQFGTKKLLDGTKANIATITSSNSSLLAIKESNLATGTHSVTSTKTADSSATLNTTSLGLSVNSTVVPYNLSEGIHNIGVLQASAGATKTSGAIDLVDAFGNGVTFAAAATSAQITSGAPLGAAATASNAGTYTVVLNYQENGEAVSGAQTLSVTVADTETDANVVAAWNTAIANNAALTGKVTAELTAGNNIVFKSVNNGAQYSLALTDSTTTAVTAYFDFAAADSRGASMNTMAFTVKDAKNPTGHSATIAIAAAEYSSMTTLINEINTQLGATLELGTAATGVNNITAYLSGTNQIRFTTADEGSDYSVQVNSTGTGTGEAWNILQLTPDSIANTGTDALVSFDNYTTAITSVNYASTRNVTIANKADGATGRGTFGFTVATAANGVNVGNLLLDVSAARFDVRLDGGPATALTAGENTVVFNADRSQSVKFNLGLTSNGGTETINNTDQSLVFQIGANVGQTAKIGLPNMAASSLGRGWSGNMFTSLAQINVTTVQGAQDAQSLIDAAIDEVSTTRGTLGSFTKNTLESNLRNLRIASQNLASSESNIRDTDMAKEMSEFVKNQILLQAGTSMLAQANQIPKVILSLFGG